Within the Candidatus Jidaibacter acanthamoeba genome, the region TTACGTTTAATAAAAAACAATAAAAATATGAATAGTGATAAATTTAACGTTAAATTTTACACTTTTGATGAAAAGCAAAGCTTTAATGTTGAATTTCAGTTTAATAACCTCAAAGAAATAGAAGATCTGTTAGAGACAAGTAATGCTGATGCAGGTATAACAGGCGAAGAGCTATCAAGACTTATTCAAAATACCAGTTTTAAAGCTCTAGAGCCTCTACCTGAAGGGTTAAAAATTAGTAAAAAGGTAATTATTGAACAGGAAGGAGAAGCTCTAGTTCATTCCATAGAGCAGCAAGGAAAAGCTGATTCTTCTAAAGATAGCGCTGTTGTTGCTAAATTTACTCCTAGTAAAGAAGATGTAGAAAAGTTTTTTGAGCCCCCTCAAACTAATCCTACCCTTTTTAGCAGAATTAAATCCTATATTTCTGAAAACCCGATAAAAGCCTCTGCAATCGGAGTGGCTGCTACAATCGTTGGGGTCGGGGCATTAGCTGCAACTGTGGCGACAGGGGGCTTGTTTGCCGTGGGAGCCGGTTTGGCGGGTGCCGCAATAGGTGCGGGTGCTTACGGAATTGTGAAATATAATCAGTATAAGGATAATGAAAATATAATTATAGGTAAACCAGAAAATTTTAACCATAATAGTGATCCATTTAAAGTAAAGGATGCAAAAATACCTGAGCAAAGCCAAGCAACCGAAATTAAAGCGAATATGGAGCCGAGTAAAAATGCGGAGCATAATAATAACGTTCAGACATTGAAAGAAAAGTATAAAGAAGAAAAAGGATGGATACATGATGATACGATACTTTCAGAAACTTCTAAAGGAGGCTTGGAAACTACTCATAGCACAAGCATAGTTGAAAAGTTGCACCTGGCGCCGAAAACAAGACCGGAACTTAAAGAACCTGGAACCCATGCAGTTCAGGTTAAAAAAGGCAACCAAACCTCAGGTCATAGCATATAAATTATAATTGGTATCATAACTTTAAAAAGCTTAATGTTATTGCATGAACTTTTGCTTGACTAGCGGGGAGTATAATTTATAAGTTTATATTATTTGTCCCTCAATAACACTTTATTATGAATGTATCTGATGTTTTTTTCAGGATATTGGCTGATTTATCGCACTTTAACGTCATAGCGTTGGTCTCAATCTCAGGGTTTGTGTTAATTAACAGGAATGCTTTTGGAAGCGCGCTTTTTATCACTATTTTTACCATGGCGCTTAATGCTTATCTTAAATCCATCTGGCAAGTGCCGCTTAACCCTGAGCTTAATAAAGAAGGGTGGGCTTTTCCGAGCGGGCACACGCAATCAAGTTGCGTCTTTTGGTTTTTTTTAAGCTTAATGCTCGAGAAGCGTTGGATGATAATATGTATTCCTGTTGTTTTGCTTGGAGTGGTATCCGGGATCGTTCATTTCGGTTACCATGAGTGGTATGAAATTTTAGCGGCAATCGGTTTTGCAGGATTAGAGATAATATTCTTCTTTTATTTGCTTAAAATATGGGATTATTATCAAATCGGGTTTTATCATCTGGGTTTTTTGCTATCTATAGTTATAGTGCTGTTTCTATCGTTATTACTACTCCCGAACAAGCAAGGATACTTTTGGCTGTGGAACGGCCTAGGCGGTATGCTCGGCATCTCTATAGGGTGGATGCTCTTAGAAAGAATTTTTGAAAATTATGAAATTAAGCATAAGCTGGTAATGTCAGGTATATTGCTTGCATTATTCGGGGGGATATACTTCGGGTTTCATTTTGATGAAACCAAAATTGTTTATAATTCGATTATAACCTTTATCATAGGGTTAGTAATTAGCATTGGTCTTCCACTGATTGATAGAAGAATATCTAAGTATTATAAGATGTAATTATTTGTTAATGAATTAGTCTGATATTCTATTAAAACTTAATTATAAGCTCATTGTATTTCCAATTTATTATCCTATACTTGTGGTTTAATAATATTAAATAAATACATTTTTATATGAGATATTCTAAAGATTTTACTTTTACAAATTTTGTAGAAACAAATAATTTAGAAAAAATAAAAATTGCATTGGGAAGAGAGCTGGAGCTCAGGGAGTTCATAGATAGAAAAGGGAATAGCTTAGTTTCGGTGGCAATTGAAAAAGGTGATTTAAAGCTATTAGAGTTTCTTATAAGTAAAGAAGCTGATTTAAATGTTGTAAATGCAGATGGGAAAACTCCTTTAATGATTGCTGCTTCCAAAAGGTCGGAAGAAATTTTAAGGATGCTTTTAGAAAATGGGGCAGAGATTGATAAGAGAAATGATCGCAATTCCGACCGATATAAATGGACTGCCTTAATGTATGCGGTGAATATAGGATATAGCAAGGGAGTCAAAATTTTAATCGAAAACGGAGCCGATGTTAATAAGAAGGATAATGACGGATGGACAGCATTAATGCTGGCTGCAAGCTCAAATGATAAGGAAATGGTTAAGCATTTACTGACTCACCCTAAAATTGAAATTAATAATCAAGATTTAAAAGGAAAGACAGCATTAATACATGCTGCGGAAAACGGAGCTTTAGATGTGGTAGATTTACTTCTTAATAATAGAGTTGACATAAATAAAGTTGATAATAGTAACAAAACAGCACTGCACTATATGGTATCAGGTACATATTTTATTAATAAAGAACAGCAGCATAATTTAATATTGAACTTTATTAAACAAGGTGCAGACCTCTACAAAAAACCTGAACATGGTTTGAGTATATATGATAGTGCTAATTCGGAAATTAGAAATTTTATTGAAGAAAGTTTTCCTCACGAGGTTGAACCCTCTACAGAACTTCTGGAAGAGAATATTAAAAAAAGTAGGAAGTTTTTACCTAAGGAAAAGTTTTTACCCAGAAGTAACACTACCGGAAAACCCGTTACTTGGGCTGGTAGAACAGCTTATAAAAGCGAAGAGGGCAGGGGATTTTAAAAAAACTAACCTCGACTTATAGTATAGTGAGTTATAAATCTCGCAATACAAGCTTTTTAACCTGCTTACTTTATAAAAAATAAGATTAATTTTTGAAAAAAACCGCCGGAGCAGCTGAAATTTTATTTAAAAAATATTTAAAAAATTTAACTTGATTTACTTATATGTTGTTTAAGAGCCTTGATTTATCATGTATATATAAAGTGAGCAGTTTATTAATTACTTATAGGTAATATTTTATGGATAAAAGTTATAATCAACTATTATATTTTAATTTTAAGTTAATAGGTAGTAAACAAAAAAAGCTTCTCATAATAAAAAGCTTTTTAGAAATCTTCAATAAGTAATTAAAAGTTAAGCCTGCTTAGCTTTAAATTTTGGATTTGCTTTATTAATAACAAGAACTCTACCCTTTCTTTTAACTATCTTACAATTTTTATCTCTTGTTTTAGCAGATTTTAATGATGACAAAATTTTCATAAGTATTATTTACTAAGTTTTATAATCTAATATATGCAAAAGTTACTCAATAAGCAAGGTATTTCTCAGTAAAGTTAATGTATAAATGTTAAATATTTTTTATATTGAAATTTACCTATGTTGTTATTCTAACCTCAGTTCGGCATAAGGGTATGGTTAAGTCATTGAGTTTTAGGAGAGTTGCGGTTTTTAAAGCAATAAGCGATTAAACCTGAGATGATATTTACAAAGGCATTTATCGAGCTTCTATACCTTTTTGAATATTTTGCTTTATCCTTATCTTGCTTTTTTCTCATTATATATCTTGCTGATAGATAGGTTATGAAATACTTTAATAATAAATTAGATATAAGATAATATTTATTATTAAGTTTTGGGTTATTTAGTAATTATTTGATCTTTTATTCGTTTAGTCTTGTAATATCGCTATGGTTATCTGCATGGGTGT harbors:
- a CDS encoding phosphatase PAP2 family protein — protein: MNVSDVFFRILADLSHFNVIALVSISGFVLINRNAFGSALFITIFTMALNAYLKSIWQVPLNPELNKEGWAFPSGHTQSSCVFWFFLSLMLEKRWMIICIPVVLLGVVSGIVHFGYHEWYEILAAIGFAGLEIIFFFYLLKIWDYYQIGFYHLGFLLSIVIVLFLSLLLLPNKQGYFWLWNGLGGMLGISIGWMLLERIFENYEIKHKLVMSGILLALFGGIYFGFHFDETKIVYNSIITFIIGLVISIGLPLIDRRISKYYKM
- the ykgO gene encoding type B 50S ribosomal protein L36 — encoded protein: MKILSSLKSAKTRDKNCKIVKRKGRVLVINKANPKFKAKQA
- a CDS encoding ankyrin repeat domain-containing protein; its protein translation is MRYSKDFTFTNFVETNNLEKIKIALGRELELREFIDRKGNSLVSVAIEKGDLKLLEFLISKEADLNVVNADGKTPLMIAASKRSEEILRMLLENGAEIDKRNDRNSDRYKWTALMYAVNIGYSKGVKILIENGADVNKKDNDGWTALMLAASSNDKEMVKHLLTHPKIEINNQDLKGKTALIHAAENGALDVVDLLLNNRVDINKVDNSNKTALHYMVSGTYFINKEQQHNLILNFIKQGADLYKKPEHGLSIYDSANSEIRNFIEESFPHEVEPSTELLEENIKKSRKFLPKEKFLPRSNTTGKPVTWAGRTAYKSEEGRGF